The sequence below is a genomic window from Denitratisoma sp. DHT3.
GGTGATCGCCTCGTCCCTGGGGGGATCGATGATCCCGACCAGGGCCAGCAGGGTGAATCCGCCCTCCAGGTCGGAAAAATGCACATTGCGTTGCGACTCGTCCACCGGTTTTGCGGCAATGGCCAGGACCCGCTGCCCGCGCGCCGCACAGTCGATGGCGCCGCGGCGCCAGTAGTCGGGTTCCAGCGCGGCCTTCCGGTCGCTGCCCTGGTAGCCGCACATTTCGAGGATGTTCTCGGGCGCTCCCTTGGCGTAGATGACGCCCCGCCCCTCGTGGTCGTGGTGCAGCGTGGCCATCAGGCGATGTTCGGACTCGAAGGGAATCACGTCGGTGCGAGGCAGGTCCGCGCGTTCCCGGGCCGGATCGAGACCGCACTTGAGCGCCAGCGCCAGCAGCGCCCCCTCGGTCGGATCGCCCTGCAACTGATAGCCATCGTCCCGGCGCTGGAGTTCCGCGTCGTTGCACAGCAGCGCGGCGCGGGCCGCCGCCGCCAGTTCCGGATGGCCGTCGCCGGAGATCGGAATGCCGTCGAGGGATACGCCGCCGTCCGGACCGTAGCCGACGCCACTGACTTCCAGCACTTCGCCCGCAATGACGATGCGCCGCACCGTCATCTCGTTGCGGGTGAGGGTGCCGGTCTTGTCGGAACAGATCGTCGTCACCGCGCCGAGCGCTTCCACTGCCGGCAAATGGCGGATGATGGCCTTGCGGCGGGCCATTCTCCGCACGCCGAACGCCAGGGTGACGGTCATGATCGCCGGCAGGCCCTCCGGAATGGCGGAGGCCGCCAGGGCGACGACCATCATGAACATCTCGGCGGGCGGATGGTCGCGCCAGAGAATGCCGAGGATGAAGGTGGCGACGGCCATGAGCACGATGGCGAAGGCCAGCCAGCGGCTGAAGCCGGCCATCTGGCGCAGCAGCGGCGTCGTTACCGGCTGCACCTGCCGCAGCAGCGCGCCGATGCGGCCAAGCTCGGTTCCGCTGCCGGTGGCGACCACGACGCCGGTCGCCTGGCCAGCCACGACCAGGGTGCCCGAATAGATCATGCAGGCGCGGTCGCCGAGCGGCAGGGCCGGGGCAACCGCCGCCAGCGACTTCTCCACCGCCTCGGATTCGCCGGTCAGGATGGCCTCATTCACCCGCACACCCTTTTCCGCGATCAGCCGCAGATCGGCCGGGACCTTGTCTCCGCATGCAAGGAGCACGACATCTCCGGGCACCAGCGTCTCCGCCGCGACCTCGATGCGTTCGCCGCCGCGCACGACCGTGCTGCGCAGTGACAGCATGTCGCGAATCGCCGCCAGCGCCTGCTCGGCCTTGCCTTCCTGGATGAAACCGATCACGGCATTGACCACCACGGCGACGAGGAGCACCGTCGTATCCACCCAGTGGGACAGTGCGGCGGTGACCGTCGCGGCAGCCAGCATCACGTAGATCAGCACATTGTGGAACTGGAGCGCGAAGCGCCGCCAGGCGGGGTGCCGGGGAGGCGGAGGCAACCGATTGGCGCCGAAGCGATGCAGACGGCGTGCCGCTTCATCCTTGGCGAGGCCGCGCAGCGGATCGGTGCCGAGCCGCGTGACGGCTTGCTCCGCTGCGAGACCGTGCCATTCGACAGGCGCCTGCAGATGGTGCTGCGTTTCTGGCATCAGTCGGGTGCCTCCATCTCTGTCGGTAGATGGCTCTCGCTGCGTAGCATCGCCGCGCGTATCAGCAACATCGTTGTAACCGGCGCGCTGAGGAGGATGAACAGCGTGATCAGCAGCTCGTGGATGACCGGGCGCTGCGCCAGCGCCGTCGAGGTGAGCGTCGAGGCGATCAGCACGCAGCCCGCGCCGAGCGTGCTGCCCATGGTCGGCGCGTGGATGCGAGCGAAGAATGACTTGAGGCGCAGCAGACCGATCGAGCCGACCAGGGTCAGCAGACCGCCGCAGACCAGCAGCAGGGCGGCAGGCAGCGCGGCCCAGAGGGGGACGTCGGCCGCGCTCATGGCTCGATCACCTCGCCGCGCAGCAGGAACTTGGCCATCGCCGTCGAGCCGACGAAGCCGAACAGGGCGATCAGCAGCGCGATGTCGAAGTAGATCGCGGCGCCGAAGCCGATGCCCAGCATCAGGATGGTCAGCATGCCGTTGATGTAGAGCGTGTCGAGCGCGAGGATGCGGTCCTGGGCGGCGGGGCCGCGCAGCAGGCGGATCAGGGCGCAGAGCATGGCCAGCGCGAAGCAGGCGAGCGCGAAGTTCACGGCGAAGGGCAGGATGGCGTTCATTCGAAGATCTCCATCAGGGGGCGTTCGTAGCGGTCCTTGATCGTGCGGATCCATGCATCCTCGTCCCACAGGTCGAGGACGTGCAGTGTGAGCACGTTGGCCGCCGGATCATGGCCGGCCCACACCGTGCCCGGCGTGCCGGTGACGATGATGGACAGCATGGCGAGGCCGTGCGGATCGCGCAGATCGAGGGGAATCCTGACGAAGCCGATGGTCGGCTGGCGCCGCGTGGCGCCGAGAATGACACGGCCGACACCGATGTTGGAGCGCACGATGTCGAGGAATACGTGCCAGATCAGGCCGATGGCGACATGGAGACGGTGCGGCCAGGCCGGCAGCGGGCGCAGTGGGCGTATGGCGGCGCCGACCAGCAGGGCGAAGACGATGCCAAGCAGGACATGGCCGGGCGCGAGGCTGTCGTTGAGCAGAAGCCAGACGATCGCCAGTACGACGGGCAGCAGCGGCATCAGGGGCGGGCGTTTCATGGCCGCCCCCCCGGCAGCACGACGCCGATGTAGGCCGCGGGATCGTGCAGCGCGCGCGCGGCCGCCTCGAAGTAGGCCATGGCCGGGCCGGCGCCGAAGGCCAGCGCGCTGCATAACAGCACGAGGGTGGCCACCGGCGCGGCTTCGAGCCACTGC
It includes:
- a CDS encoding Na+/H+ antiporter subunit E; the protein is MKRPPLMPLLPVVLAIVWLLLNDSLAPGHVLLGIVFALLVGAAIRPLRPLPAWPHRLHVAIGLIWHVFLDIVRSNIGVGRVILGATRRQPTIGFVRIPLDLRDPHGLAMLSIIVTGTPGTVWAGHDPAANVLTLHVLDLWDEDAWIRTIKDRYERPLMEIFE
- the mnhG gene encoding monovalent cation/H(+) antiporter subunit G, with translation MSAADVPLWAALPAALLLVCGGLLTLVGSIGLLRLKSFFARIHAPTMGSTLGAGCVLIASTLTSTALAQRPVIHELLITLFILLSAPVTTMLLIRAAMLRSESHLPTEMEAPD
- a CDS encoding K+/H+ antiporter subunit F, with the translated sequence MNAILPFAVNFALACFALAMLCALIRLLRGPAAQDRILALDTLYINGMLTILMLGIGFGAAIYFDIALLIALFGFVGSTAMAKFLLRGEVIEP
- a CDS encoding HAD-IC family P-type ATPase; this translates as MPETQHHLQAPVEWHGLAAEQAVTRLGTDPLRGLAKDEAARRLHRFGANRLPPPPRHPAWRRFALQFHNVLIYVMLAAATVTAALSHWVDTTVLLVAVVVNAVIGFIQEGKAEQALAAIRDMLSLRSTVVRGGERIEVAAETLVPGDVVLLACGDKVPADLRLIAEKGVRVNEAILTGESEAVEKSLAAVAPALPLGDRACMIYSGTLVVAGQATGVVVATGSGTELGRIGALLRQVQPVTTPLLRQMAGFSRWLAFAIVLMAVATFILGILWRDHPPAEMFMMVVALAASAIPEGLPAIMTVTLAFGVRRMARRKAIIRHLPAVEALGAVTTICSDKTGTLTRNEMTVRRIVIAGEVLEVSGVGYGPDGGVSLDGIPISGDGHPELAAAARAALLCNDAELQRRDDGYQLQGDPTEGALLALALKCGLDPARERADLPRTDVIPFESEHRLMATLHHDHEGRGVIYAKGAPENILEMCGYQGSDRKAALEPDYWRRGAIDCAARGQRVLAIAAKPVDESQRNVHFSDLEGGFTLLALVGIIDPPRDEAITAVAACAAAGIRVKMITGDHVETARAIGAQMGIGAGGAALTGAEIELMSDEQLRRVAPEVDVFARASPEHKLRLVTALQAAGHVVAMTGDGVNDAPALKRADVGVAMGLKGNEAAKEAADMVLADDNFATIANAVREGRGIYDNIIKFILFMLPTNGGEALVVIAAILFDLMLPLTPAQVLWINMVTSSTLGLALAFERPEHDVMRRRPRDPRKPLFSWFFIWRVTMVSLLMMAGALGLFLWELKHGASLETARTMAVSAVVMAEMFYLLNSRYIRRSVLSREGLFGNRYVLFAIVGCLALQIAYTNAGVLRETFGSTSLSAGEWLKVAMAGMLVFAIAEAEKALSGISGKLRRQAAHSG